One Mycolicibacter sp. MU0083 DNA window includes the following coding sequences:
- a CDS encoding NAD(P)/FAD-dependent oxidoreductase: MVQRFDLAVVGGGPAGSAAAWQARQAGASVVVLDKADFPRDKPCGDGLTARAVSYLQKMGLAEEVARFHRVNRVKVFSPSEWELSFPRRPGMPDHGYVARRPELDTLLLKHAEAAGAEVRQSAEATGPVLDDTGRVIGVLLKGGEKVMADAVIAADGAYSPIKRALKLDSAYNGYSAIAIRAEMPAVRPDVDSLDIYMKLVFEGDQLPGYGWVFPLGDGRVNIGLGYVNSYKNWQSINATHFLGEFLETLPREWELPSITELKQSKTVRAWRLPMGFTAWPPWRPGVLFAGDSLGAGRPTSGAGISKALESGLTAGECAVAALTNGGPDDFTNYAQRMEAAWGREYRRGRMFHKLAGMPRLANAGIRLLDNGRFRDLMLATLYRGSAGRPDHRY, encoded by the coding sequence GTGGTGCAGCGATTCGACCTTGCAGTTGTCGGCGGAGGTCCAGCAGGGTCGGCGGCCGCCTGGCAGGCCAGGCAGGCCGGTGCGAGCGTCGTCGTCCTGGACAAGGCGGACTTCCCGCGGGACAAGCCCTGCGGTGACGGTTTGACCGCGCGTGCGGTCAGCTATCTGCAGAAGATGGGGCTGGCCGAGGAGGTCGCCAGGTTCCATCGGGTCAATCGGGTCAAGGTGTTCAGCCCCAGCGAATGGGAACTGTCGTTTCCGCGCCGCCCCGGCATGCCCGATCACGGTTACGTGGCACGACGCCCGGAGCTGGACACGCTGCTGCTCAAGCACGCCGAGGCGGCCGGCGCGGAGGTGCGGCAGTCCGCCGAGGCCACCGGTCCGGTGCTCGACGACACCGGCCGGGTGATCGGCGTGCTGCTCAAGGGCGGCGAGAAGGTCATGGCGGATGCGGTGATCGCCGCCGACGGCGCCTACTCCCCGATCAAGCGGGCGTTGAAGCTCGATTCGGCCTACAACGGCTACTCCGCGATCGCGATCCGCGCCGAGATGCCCGCCGTGCGCCCGGACGTCGATTCCCTCGACATCTACATGAAGCTGGTCTTCGAGGGCGACCAGTTGCCCGGCTACGGCTGGGTGTTCCCGCTGGGCGACGGACGGGTCAACATCGGGTTGGGCTACGTCAACAGTTACAAGAACTGGCAGTCCATCAACGCCACGCATTTCCTGGGCGAATTCCTCGAGACGCTGCCGCGGGAGTGGGAACTGCCGTCGATCACCGAACTCAAGCAGTCCAAGACGGTACGCGCGTGGCGGCTGCCGATGGGCTTCACCGCCTGGCCGCCGTGGCGGCCCGGGGTGCTGTTCGCCGGGGACTCACTGGGAGCGGGCCGGCCGACATCGGGAGCCGGCATCTCCAAGGCGCTCGAATCGGGGCTCACCGCCGGCGAGTGCGCGGTCGCGGCGCTGACCAACGGCGGACCGGACGATTTCACCAACTACGCCCAGCGGATGGAAGCGGCGTGGGGTCGGGAATACCGGCGCGGCAGGATGTTTCACAAGCTCGCGGGTATGCCGCGGCTGGCCAACGCCGGGATCAGGCTGCTCGACAACGGTCGCTTCCGCGACCTGATGCTCGCCACGCTGTACCGGGGTTCCGCCGGGCGCCCGGATCACCGCTACTAG
- a CDS encoding LysR family substrate-binding domain-containing protein: MNAPSLTLGYVPGATPAKWARIWAERHPDVPLHLHTVEAAEAVDALRAGTVDVALLRPITDTSGLSVIGLYDETTVAVVPKDHVFNAVDAINAADLDGEPRLLPIDDVVGWADAPGSPVDYRPETTGEAIELVAAGMGTLIVPQSLARLYHRKDLTYRPIVDAPVCPVAIAFRQGEQSEWVEEFVGIVRGRKAGSSRGRVQPAPKRTAREKTLAKQAARAAAGKVARKPGRATRGRR; the protein is encoded by the coding sequence GTGAACGCGCCTTCCCTGACGCTCGGCTACGTCCCCGGTGCGACGCCGGCGAAGTGGGCCCGCATCTGGGCGGAGCGCCACCCCGATGTCCCGTTGCACCTGCACACCGTCGAGGCGGCTGAGGCGGTGGACGCGCTGCGAGCGGGCACCGTCGATGTGGCACTGCTGCGTCCGATCACCGACACCTCCGGGCTGTCGGTCATCGGGCTCTACGACGAGACGACGGTGGCCGTGGTGCCGAAGGACCACGTCTTCAACGCCGTCGACGCCATCAACGCCGCCGACCTCGACGGCGAGCCGAGGTTGCTCCCGATCGACGACGTCGTCGGCTGGGCGGACGCCCCCGGCTCACCGGTCGACTATCGGCCCGAAACCACCGGGGAAGCAATAGAACTCGTCGCCGCCGGGATGGGAACACTGATCGTTCCGCAATCCCTGGCACGGCTGTATCACCGCAAAGACCTCACCTACCGGCCCATCGTTGACGCGCCCGTCTGCCCCGTTGCGATCGCCTTCCGGCAGGGGGAGCAGTCGGAGTGGGTGGAGGAGTTCGTCGGCATCGTGCGGGGCCGCAAGGCCGGCTCGTCACGGGGCCGGGTGCAACCGGCGCCCAAACGCACCGCCCGGGAGAAGACCCTGGCCAAGCAGGCCGCGCGGGCCGCCGCGGGCAAGGTCGCCCGCAAGCCCGGACGTGCCACGCGCGGCCGCCGCTGA
- a CDS encoding linear amide C-N hydrolase, translating to MCTRVLWPDTGDKSGNAVLVGRNMDFHADLLTNLWKQPRGVQRDDGVAGKLTWTSKYGSVVATAYDITSTDGMNEAGLAGHILWLAESSYGDPDESRTQLGQAIWLQFFLDNFATVAEATAWIAETDVQVVQMDDPTGGKRPGLHLALDDATGDSAIVEYVDGHARVYHGKDHKVMTNSPTFDQQLELVKAYTGLGGDKPLPGGTDARDRFARASYYIERVPDPHSQVEAIAAMFSVIRNAAQPFRVPDPGKPDASQTIWQAVLDLTNKRYVYESTTRPNIVWVDLDDLDFSEGSPQLKLDLIGELAVQGGIAGNVADKFEDKGPMTFLSMTIMREMEAAAAKAKAAR from the coding sequence ATGTGCACACGAGTCCTGTGGCCGGACACCGGCGATAAGTCGGGAAATGCCGTTCTGGTCGGCCGGAACATGGACTTCCACGCGGACCTGTTGACCAACTTATGGAAACAGCCACGCGGTGTGCAGCGCGACGACGGGGTCGCCGGAAAACTGACGTGGACCTCGAAGTACGGCAGTGTGGTGGCCACGGCCTACGACATCACCTCCACCGACGGGATGAACGAGGCGGGCCTGGCCGGCCATATCCTGTGGCTGGCCGAATCCAGCTACGGCGATCCCGACGAATCCCGCACTCAACTGGGCCAGGCGATCTGGCTGCAGTTCTTCCTGGACAACTTCGCGACGGTGGCCGAGGCCACCGCCTGGATCGCCGAGACCGACGTCCAGGTGGTGCAGATGGACGACCCCACCGGCGGTAAGCGGCCCGGACTGCACCTGGCGCTCGACGACGCCACCGGCGATTCGGCCATCGTCGAGTACGTCGACGGCCACGCGCGGGTCTATCACGGCAAGGACCACAAGGTGATGACGAATTCCCCGACGTTCGACCAGCAGTTGGAGCTGGTCAAGGCATACACCGGCCTCGGCGGTGACAAGCCGCTGCCCGGCGGCACCGATGCCAGGGACCGTTTCGCCCGGGCCAGTTACTACATCGAGCGGGTTCCCGACCCGCACTCCCAGGTGGAGGCCATTGCGGCGATGTTCTCGGTGATCCGCAACGCCGCGCAACCTTTCCGGGTTCCGGACCCGGGTAAGCCGGATGCCTCCCAGACCATCTGGCAGGCGGTACTGGACCTGACCAACAAGCGCTACGTCTACGAGTCGACCACCCGACCCAACATCGTCTGGGTGGACCTTGACGATCTGGACTTCTCGGAGGGCAGCCCGCAACTGAAGCTGGATCTGATCGGCGAACTCGCGGTTCAGGGCGGGATCGCCGGCAATGTGGCCGACAAGTTCGAGGACAAGGGGCCGATGACGTTCCTGTCGATGACGATCATGCGGGAGATGGAGGCTGCCGCGGCGAAGGCCAAGGCCGCACGCTGA
- a CDS encoding PucR family transcriptional regulator has product MTDLSAASPLAEIGAILESRMDELSHFVLARIHSAVPFYRDSDVVSDAELLQSATDHFRFVVRALADSSSFDTSPAAATGRARATAGVPRSAVMDAYRVGSHCAWEQMMALSVDQPGLDRDSLLAATARFWEAQDRYTDAMTTAYHEAATHLVVENAAEHAALTEALLQGRPLGEYSRWEVAALLQLPVNGPYAIVATQPSRVGQQPLPGIGPMLRSLDVFSAWRLLPDILIGIIHLPSESVLDSVVALLERATTTAVGISPLFGDLANTAVNLRYARIAMAAREPKDSRVRLFGDSVLAVAVVSAPEVIRKITEVTLGAFLALPPAERLALTETFNAWIDHDGSVSKAAESLFCHANTVRNRLRRVEECTGKTLAVPRDLAELCLAFEAIAHLPDPAGAAAVSEN; this is encoded by the coding sequence ATGACCGACCTGAGCGCCGCATCACCGCTCGCCGAAATCGGAGCAATTCTGGAATCGCGGATGGACGAGCTGAGCCATTTCGTGCTGGCTCGGATCCATTCCGCGGTGCCCTTCTACCGGGACAGCGACGTGGTCTCCGATGCCGAACTACTGCAGTCGGCCACCGACCACTTCAGATTCGTCGTACGCGCTCTGGCGGACAGTTCGTCGTTCGATACCTCTCCGGCCGCGGCGACCGGCAGAGCACGGGCGACGGCGGGCGTCCCGCGGTCGGCGGTGATGGACGCCTACCGGGTGGGCAGTCACTGTGCCTGGGAACAGATGATGGCGCTGTCGGTCGACCAACCCGGCCTGGACCGGGACAGCCTGCTGGCCGCGACCGCGAGGTTCTGGGAAGCGCAGGACCGCTACACCGACGCGATGACGACCGCCTACCACGAGGCCGCGACCCATCTCGTGGTCGAGAACGCCGCCGAGCACGCGGCGCTCACCGAGGCGTTGCTGCAGGGGCGCCCGCTCGGCGAGTACAGCCGGTGGGAAGTCGCGGCGCTGCTGCAACTACCCGTCAACGGTCCCTATGCCATCGTTGCCACGCAACCGTCCAGAGTCGGGCAACAACCGCTGCCGGGGATCGGCCCGATGCTGCGCAGTCTGGATGTCTTCTCCGCCTGGCGTCTGCTCCCGGACATCTTGATCGGCATCATCCACCTGCCGTCGGAATCGGTGTTGGACTCGGTCGTGGCGCTACTGGAACGGGCGACGACCACCGCCGTGGGAATCAGCCCGCTCTTCGGCGACCTCGCGAATACCGCAGTCAATCTGCGTTACGCGCGGATAGCCATGGCGGCCCGAGAGCCGAAGGATTCGCGGGTCCGGCTGTTCGGGGACTCGGTGCTGGCCGTCGCCGTCGTCAGCGCCCCGGAAGTGATCCGCAAGATCACCGAGGTCACGCTCGGGGCGTTCCTTGCGCTGCCGCCGGCCGAGCGTCTGGCACTGACCGAGACGTTCAACGCCTGGATCGACCATGACGGATCGGTTTCAAAGGCTGCGGAATCGTTGTTCTGCCACGCCAACACGGTGCGAAATCGGTTGCGTCGTGTCGAGGAATGCACCGGCAAGACGCTGGCCGTGCCGCGTGACCTCGCCGAGCTGTGCTTGGCCTTCGAGGCCATCGCGCACCTGCCCGATCCGGCGGGCGCTGCTGCAGTTTCGGAAAACTGA
- a CDS encoding HdeD family acid-resistance protein, translating into MTVRESAQMLWRASVSWGALAMALGVLMLFWPGITVLVSAVLFGIYLLISGVAQVASAFGLEVTAGSRILLFISGALSVVLAVLAFRYFDQGYGVWLLGIWVGIGFVFQGVSEIALAAGDRRLPARGWQFLSGALAVLAGLVMLSWPIESTVSLAQVSGAFLFAIGLLQVVKAFQLRRGIRTAASELAGRE; encoded by the coding sequence ATGACCGTGCGTGAATCAGCCCAAATGTTATGGCGGGCGTCAGTTTCCTGGGGTGCGCTTGCGATGGCCCTGGGCGTACTCATGCTGTTCTGGCCGGGAATCACGGTCCTGGTCTCCGCGGTTCTGTTCGGCATTTACCTGTTGATATCCGGTGTAGCGCAAGTTGCTTCGGCGTTCGGCCTGGAGGTCACCGCGGGCAGCCGGATTCTGCTCTTCATCAGTGGTGCACTGTCGGTTGTGCTCGCGGTACTGGCTTTCCGATACTTCGATCAGGGCTACGGCGTTTGGCTGCTGGGAATCTGGGTCGGCATCGGCTTCGTGTTCCAGGGGGTCTCGGAGATCGCGCTGGCGGCCGGTGACCGACGGCTGCCGGCGCGCGGTTGGCAGTTCCTCTCCGGGGCACTTGCCGTACTGGCCGGCCTTGTCATGCTGTCCTGGCCCATCGAATCCACCGTGAGTCTGGCCCAGGTGTCGGGTGCATTCCTCTTCGCCATCGGCTTGCTGCAGGTGGTCAAGGCGTTCCAATTGCGTCGCGGAATCCGTACGGCGGCAAGTGAGTTGGCCGGCCGCGAATGA
- the nrdE gene encoding class 1b ribonucleoside-diphosphate reductase subunit alpha translates to MPPTAATAEQVSTTTRSVPVGELDYHALNAMLNLYDGDGKIQFEMDVLAARQYFLEHVNQNTVFFHNQDEKLDYLIQKEYYEREVLDQYSRNFVKSLLDRAYAKKFRFPTFLGAFKYYTSYTLKTFDGKRYLERFEDRVCMVALTLAAGDTKLAEQLVEEIIDGRFQPATPTFLNSGKKQRGEAVSCFLLRIEDNMESIGRSINSALQLSKRGGGVALLLSNIREHGAPIKNIENQSSGVIPIMKLLEDSFSYANQLGARQGAGAVYLHAHHPDIYRFLDTKRENADEKIRIKTLSLGVVIPDITFELARKNEDMYLFSPYDVERVYGVPFADVSISEKYYEMVDNSAIRKTKIKAREFFQTLAELQFESGYPYIMFEDTVNRANPIAGKITHSNLCSEILQVSTPSVFNEDLSYAKVGKDISCNLGSLNIAKAMDSPDFGQTIEVAIRALTAVSDQTHIWSVPSIEQGNNSSHAIGLGQMNLHGYLARERIHYGSEEGIDFTNIYFYTVLYHALRASNRLALERGQAFAGFEQSKYASGEFFDKYTDQVWEPKTARVRELFAEAGIRIPEQSDWQRLKESVQAHGIYNQNLQAVPPTGSISYINHSTSSIHPIVARVEIRKEGKIGRVYYPAPYMTNDNLEYYQDAYEIGYEKIIDTYAAATQHVDQGLSLTLFFKDTASTRDVNKAQIYAWRKGIKTLYYIRLRQMALEGTEVEGCVSCML, encoded by the coding sequence ATGCCACCAACCGCTGCAACTGCAGAGCAGGTAAGCACGACCACCCGCAGTGTGCCGGTGGGTGAGCTGGACTACCACGCGCTCAACGCGATGCTCAACCTCTACGACGGCGACGGCAAGATCCAGTTCGAGATGGACGTGCTGGCCGCCCGCCAGTACTTCTTGGAGCACGTCAACCAGAACACGGTCTTCTTCCACAATCAGGACGAGAAGCTCGACTACCTGATCCAGAAGGAGTACTACGAGCGCGAGGTGCTCGACCAATACTCGCGTAACTTCGTCAAGTCGCTGTTGGATCGGGCCTACGCCAAGAAGTTTCGGTTCCCGACGTTTTTGGGTGCGTTCAAGTACTACACCTCCTACACCCTGAAGACCTTCGACGGCAAGCGTTACCTGGAGCGGTTCGAGGACCGGGTCTGCATGGTGGCGCTGACACTGGCCGCCGGTGACACCAAGCTGGCCGAGCAGCTCGTCGAGGAGATCATCGACGGCCGGTTCCAGCCGGCCACGCCGACGTTTCTGAACTCCGGCAAGAAGCAGCGCGGCGAGGCCGTCAGCTGCTTTCTGCTGCGCATCGAAGACAACATGGAGTCGATCGGCCGCTCCATCAACTCCGCCCTGCAGCTGTCCAAGCGGGGCGGGGGAGTGGCGTTGCTGCTGAGCAACATTCGTGAGCACGGCGCCCCGATCAAGAACATCGAGAACCAGTCTTCCGGGGTCATCCCGATCATGAAGCTGCTCGAGGACTCGTTCTCCTACGCCAACCAGCTCGGAGCCCGTCAGGGTGCCGGCGCGGTGTACCTGCACGCCCACCACCCCGACATCTACCGCTTCCTGGACACCAAGCGGGAGAACGCCGACGAGAAGATCCGGATCAAGACGCTGAGCCTGGGCGTGGTGATCCCCGACATCACCTTCGAGCTGGCCAGGAAGAACGAGGACATGTACCTGTTCTCGCCCTATGACGTCGAGCGGGTCTACGGCGTGCCGTTCGCCGACGTCTCGATCAGCGAGAAGTACTACGAGATGGTCGACAACTCGGCGATCCGCAAGACCAAGATCAAGGCGCGCGAATTCTTCCAGACCCTGGCCGAGCTGCAGTTCGAGTCCGGCTACCCCTACATCATGTTCGAGGACACGGTGAACCGGGCCAACCCGATCGCCGGCAAGATCACCCACTCGAACCTGTGCTCGGAGATCCTGCAGGTCTCCACCCCGTCAGTGTTCAACGAAGACCTGTCCTACGCCAAGGTCGGCAAAGACATCTCCTGCAACCTGGGTTCGCTCAACATCGCCAAGGCGATGGACTCGCCGGACTTCGGCCAGACCATCGAGGTCGCGATCCGGGCGTTGACCGCGGTGTCGGATCAGACCCACATCTGGTCGGTGCCGTCGATCGAGCAGGGCAACAACTCCTCGCACGCCATCGGGCTGGGCCAGATGAACCTGCACGGATACCTCGCCCGGGAGCGCATCCACTACGGCTCCGAAGAGGGCATCGACTTCACCAACATCTACTTCTACACCGTGCTGTATCACGCACTGCGGGCGTCGAATCGTCTTGCGTTGGAGCGCGGTCAGGCGTTTGCCGGCTTCGAGCAGTCCAAGTACGCCAGCGGCGAGTTCTTCGACAAGTACACCGACCAGGTCTGGGAGCCCAAGACCGCGCGGGTGCGTGAGCTGTTCGCCGAGGCGGGCATCCGGATTCCGGAGCAGAGCGACTGGCAGCGGCTGAAGGAGTCCGTGCAAGCCCACGGGATCTACAACCAGAACCTGCAGGCGGTGCCGCCGACCGGCTCGATCTCCTACATCAACCACTCGACGTCGTCGATCCACCCGATCGTGGCCCGCGTCGAGATCCGCAAGGAAGGCAAGATCGGCCGGGTCTACTACCCGGCGCCGTACATGACCAACGACAACCTGGAGTACTACCAGGACGCGTACGAGATCGGCTACGAGAAGATCATCGACACCTACGCCGCGGCCACCCAGCACGTGGACCAGGGGTTGAGCCTGACGCTGTTCTTCAAGGACACCGCAAGCACCCGCGATGTGAACAAGGCGCAGATCTACGCCTGGCGCAAGGGGATCAAGACGCTGTACTACATCCGGCTGCGGCAGATGGCGCTGGAGGGCACCGAGGTCGAGGGCTGCGTGTCCTGCATGCTCTAG
- the nrdI gene encoding class Ib ribonucleoside-diphosphate reductase assembly flavoprotein NrdI codes for MSVNSEGRLVYFSSVSENTHRFVQKLRLPAIRIPLHGRIEVDHPYVLVLPTYGGGRQQPDTNEGGYVPKQVIAFLNNEHNRSLLRGVIAAGNTNFGAEFCYAGNVIARKCGVPYLYRFELMGTDEDVEAVRAGLADFWKDEACHQPLQLQSR; via the coding sequence ATGTCTGTGAATTCCGAAGGCAGGCTGGTGTACTTCTCCTCGGTGTCGGAGAACACCCACCGCTTCGTGCAGAAGCTGCGCCTGCCCGCCATCCGGATCCCGTTGCACGGTCGCATCGAGGTGGACCACCCCTATGTGCTCGTGCTGCCGACCTACGGCGGCGGACGTCAGCAGCCCGATACGAACGAGGGCGGCTATGTGCCCAAGCAGGTCATCGCTTTTTTGAACAACGAACACAACCGGTCGCTGCTGCGCGGCGTGATCGCCGCCGGCAACACCAACTTCGGTGCCGAGTTCTGCTACGCGGGCAACGTGATCGCCCGTAAGTGCGGGGTGCCGTATCTGTACCGATTCGAATTGATGGGAACCGACGAGGACGTGGAAGCCGTCCGCGCGGGCTTGGCCGATTTCTGGAAGGACGAGGCATGCCACCAACCGCTGCAACTGCAGAGCAGGTAA
- a CDS encoding redoxin NrdH: MSITVYTKPACVQCNATYKALDKQGISYEVVDISLDSDARDYVMALGYLQAPVVVAGDQHWSGFRPDRIKALAQTALSA; the protein is encoded by the coding sequence ATGAGTATCACCGTCTACACCAAGCCCGCGTGCGTGCAGTGCAACGCCACCTACAAGGCGTTGGACAAGCAGGGCATCTCCTACGAGGTGGTCGACATCTCGCTGGACTCCGACGCCCGCGATTACGTGATGGCGCTGGGCTACCTGCAGGCTCCCGTCGTGGTCGCCGGGGACCAGCACTGGTCCGGTTTCCGGCCGGACCGGATCAAGGCGCTGGCGCAGACCGCGCTGAGCGCATAA